One region of Labrus mixtus chromosome 1, fLabMix1.1, whole genome shotgun sequence genomic DNA includes:
- the LOC132975441 gene encoding zinc finger protein 568-like, with the protein MTAAAEEIFSFFEETLKDYEETKQEEEQQGRLVEWQAPLQLCVQEDDAPFEQDHCGRTDLCEKDQEPLQIKEEREEELWAAQKSENQETDTKNSLFNIIYVQRSGDDGNPIINQAQDFQNKGDSLPGNSCEQLKSDPNVFVSQPTSDCQTSGFSDDEWRERGEFNSRGKSKKLQQTGEASDRPYTCSVCKKTFKIKSILTRHMKTHSGEKPHSCSVCGKSFIQRSYLQTHLNSHSGQKPYTCRFCGRGFTQAGNMKAHIRIHTGEKPHSCSDCGKSFREKADLIKHRVIHSGEKPFICTVCHMKFTVQSNLTRHMMTHSGERPFGCTTCGKSFFRRSHLIIHMKTHTRENL; encoded by the exons ATGACGGCGGCTGCTGAGGAGATTTTCAGTTTCTTTGAGGAAACTCTTAAGGACTACGAGGAGACAAAGCAGGAGGAAGAACAACAAGGAAGACTGGTTGAGTGGCAAG CACCCCTCCAGCTGTGTGTCCAGGAGGATGATGCTCCCTTTGAGCAGGATCACTGTGGGAGGACTGATCTGTGTGAGAAAGACCAGGAGCCGCTGCAGATTAAAGAAGAACGAGAGGAGGAACTGTGGGCTGCTCAGAAAAGTGAAAACCAGGAGACTGACACCAAAAACTCTTTGTTCAATATCATTTATGTGCAAAGAAGTGGTGACGATGGAAACCCGATCATAAATCAAGCCcaagactttcaaaataaaggagaCTCTTTGCCTGGCAACTCATGTGAACAGTTAAAATCTGATcctaatgtttttgtttctcagcCAACCAGCGACTGCCAGACGAGTGGATTCAGTGATGATGAATGGAGAGAGCGTGGAGAATTTAACTCTCGGGGTAAAAGTAAGAAATTACAGCAGACTGGTGAAGCATCGGACAGGCCGTACACCTGCAGCGTTTGCAAAAAGACTTTCAAGATTAAATCTATCCTGACTCGCCATATGAAGACACACTCAGGAGAGAAACCGCACAGCTGCAGCGTTTGTGGCAAAAGCTTCATCCAGCGCTCGTACCTGCAGACCCACTTGAACTCTCACTCCGGACAAAAGCCGTACACGTGCCGCTTCTGTGGCAGAGGGTTCACACAGGCCGGGAACATGAAGGCCCACATCCGCATCCACACGGGAGAGAAACCCCACAGCTGCTCCGACTGTGGCAAAAGCTTCAGAGAGAAGGCAGATCTGATTAAGCACAGAGTAATTCACAGCGGTGAGAAACCCTTCATCTGCACCGTGTGTCATATGAAATTCACAGTTCAGTCTAATCTGACACGCCACATGATGACTCATTCAGGGGAGAGGCCTTTTGGTTGCACCACGTGTGGAAAAAGTTTCTTCCGACGCTCCCATTTAATCATTCATATGAAGACTCACACAAGAGAAAATCTTTAG
- the dna2 gene encoding DNA replication ATP-dependent helicase/nuclease DNA2 codes for MNKTKIKKSKVPGGQKNISSFFSSQNQHMVEPQIKRGQTSTIGPQSPLKRSILGDLENLLPSSPDLLLSVPETPNSQIRPASSSSSDPGRLSPVPRRGGIGLEKLGHLSPICRSPRSKGQLVGRVKTEEETKMKRQEGCSSSSKRLFSPSHESRNAKRPRTPNSPAQITPLTPIGSNLKVTRPVIGPLKTPVFSCNQSEGRQKNHQQEEGKNENNSGFTVISEQKISELKANENPQTGLVKDTHSLTAQPGTQTAAAKRNSISAKTDLNKKEEETEAVRTAVTSSKGVGDKVASSVQERGEVMTSACPDEEELDESWFADQMDHNEGPVRGTEEKPKKHHKVPDHVILSGGLNNRYWVLDIEERPGCKTLTISCSKSLHPTETCVLKDGWEMTPVCRGDVVHLEGCRDGGSWSVDREQGFLILLPDSLISGTSISSSIRCMRRAVLGDMFKSFDGGSKQMLNGTIVHEVFQRAARAKDFSLEGLSKLAEQALHSPQYLGDMYSLGVSQEEMKQELHAYLPSLEHWAKDYLNSPTPKAISLKIPSSSSRAPSRGQDSATVVTVTELADIEENVWSPRFGLKGKIDVTARVQIQRPRNGTHRTLEERTVPLELKTGRESNSIEHRSQVILYTLMSMERYNSEAGFLLYLKTGNMHPVVASHMDRRELLKLRNTLVHHIHNCVEKEVKQSRLARLPDILTNRQTCQYCPQRRNCALYERSMGSSSADAVEDGVRDFLQQETGHLFPQHLNYFSHWLLLCCLEAGTMETKSGRKRVWLQTAEESEKSGSCLGNVQLSGAVTVQSDGVFLHRFQRSSGSQQKGLTNSGLASGDRIVVSDQEGRLVGLATGYLSEVSRTSVSCTLDRDLSKFSGVLFRLDGDEGVVGLSTHLTNLSRLMENCQDSDRLRELIVDLRPPTFISNLSSVLPRDAKDIVANILKGLNKPQKQAMKKVLLSKDYTLIVGMPGTGKTTTICTLVRILHACGFSVLLTSYTHSAVDNILLKLKRFRVGFLRLGQGQKVHPDIRPYTEESLRKKGVHTLSELEQLYNKELVVGTTCMGIKHPIFTRRRFDFCIVDEASQISQPICVGPLCYAKRFVLVGDHQQLPPIVQNQEARSLGMDESLFKRLELHSEAVVQLNVQYRMNRQIMSLSNSLMYEGRLECGSERTAEALLTLPFLLSVQSELRSCSDTDPQHYLAWVQATLLPSNPVCFLDCSMVPALESVEQGGVSNHTEAALIHKLLSLLIKAGCKPSDIGVIAPYRQQLKSISALLQSSSFTGVEVNTVDRYQGRDKSLIIFSFVRSTAEEGHLGELLKDWRRLNVAITRAKHKLLMVGSATTLRRYAPVEKLLNHLQQENMIIQLPPAAHKALPSVSL; via the exons ATGAACAAGACAAAGATAAAGAAATCAAAG gTACCAGGAGGACAGAAGAACATCTcatccttcttctcttctcaaAACCAGCACATg GTTGAACCTCAGATCAAACGGGGCCAAACCTCAACAATCGGACCCCAGTCCCCCTTAAAGAGGAGTATCCTTGGGGACCTTGAAAATCTCCTGCCCTCCTCACCAgatcttctcctctctgtgccTGAGACCCCCAACAGTCAGATCAGacctgcttcttcttcatccaGTGATCCCGGTCGCCTGAGTCCTGTGCCCCGCAGAGGGGGGATAGGCTTGGAGAAGCTTGGCCATCTGTCCCCTATCTGTCGTAGTCCTCGCTCCAAAGGGCAGCTTGTTGGGAGAGTAAAGActgaggaggaaacaaaaaTGAAGAGACAAGAGGGATGTTCTAGCTCCTCAAAAAGGCTCTTCAGCCCTTCACATGAGTCCCGCAATGCAAAGAGACCAAGAACCCCCAATTCACCCGCACAAATAACTCCACTCACCCCCATCGGCAGCAACTTGAAGGTGACGAGGCCTGTGATTGGTCCTCTAAAGACACCTGTTTTCTCCTGTAACCAGTCAGAGGGTCgacagaaaaatcatcaacaagaggaaggaaagaatgaaaacaacTCTGGTTTCACGGTGATATCAGAGCAGAAGATATCTGAACTGAAAGCCAATGAAAATCCACAAACTGGTCTGGTTAAGGATACTCACAGTCTGACTGCCCAACCAGggacacaaacagctgcagcaaAGAGAAATTCAATCAGCGCAAAGACCGACCTcaacaaaaaggaagaggagaccGAGGCTGTTAGAacagcagtgacatcatcaaaaggAGTCGGAGACAAAGTGGCATCGTCAGTTCAGGAACGAGGGGAAG taatgACGTCAGCGTGtcctgatgaagaggagctgGACGAGAGCTGGTTTGCAGACCAGATGGATCATAATGAAGGACCTGTCAGAGGGACGGAGGAGAAACCTAAAAAACACCA TAAGGTGCCTGATCATGTCATCCTCTCTGGAGGCCTCAACAACCGCTACTGGGTTTTAGACATTGAGGAGAGGCCTGGCTGTAAAACGCTGACCATCTCATGCTCCAAATCTCTACATCCCACTGAGACGTGTGTGCTGAAGGATGGATG GGAGATGACGCCCGTCTGTCGTGGTGATGTGGTGCATCTAGAGGGCTGCCGTGATGGTGGGTCCTGGTCCGTAGACAGGGAGCAGGGCTTCCTGATTTTACTACCCGACAGTCTCATCTCAGGAACCAGCATCTCCAGCTCCATCCGCTGCATGAGGCGAGCAGTGCTGGGAGATATGTTCAAG AGTTTTGATGGCGGCTCCAAACAAATGCTGAACGGCACCATTGTCCATGAAGTCTTCCAGAGAGCAGCTAGAGCGAAAGATTTTTCTTTGGAGGGGCTGTCTAAGCTGGCTGAGCAGGCCCTGCATAGTCCTCAGTACCTAGGAGACAT gtACAGTTTGGGTGTTAGCCAGGAAGAGATGAAGCAGGAGCTGCATGCATATCTGCCCTCACTGGAGCATTGGGCGAAGGATTACCTCAACTCCCCAACACCAAAAGCTATCAGCctcaaaat cccaagcagcagcagcagagctcctAGCAGGGGTCAGGACTCAGCCACAGTGGTCACAGTCACAGAGCTGGCTGACATAGAGGAGAATGTGTGGTCACCCAGGTTTGGTCTGAAGGGGAAAATCGATGTGACTgcacgggttcaaatccaaaGGCCACGAAACGGTACTCACAGAAccctggaggagaggactgtccCTCTGGAGCTGAAAACTGGACGGGAGTCAAATTCTATAGAGCATCGCAGTCAG GTGATTCTTTACACTCTGATGAGCATGGAGAGATACAACTCTGAAGCTGGCTTCCTGCTTTACCTCAAAACTGGCAACATGCACCCTGTAGTGGCCAGTCACATGGACCGCAGAG AGCTACTGAAGCTGAGGAACACCTTGGTTCATCACATTCACAACTGTGTGGAGAAGGAAGTGAAACAAAGTCGTTTGGCGCGACTTCCTGACATcctgacaaacagacaaacctgCCAGTACTGTCCACAGAGGAGGAACTGTGCTTTATATGAGAG GTCGATGGGTAGCAGCTCTGCAGATGCTGTTGAGGATGGTGTGCGTGACTTCTTGCAGCAGGAGACAGGCCACCTGTTTCCACAACATCTAAACTACTTTTCCCattggctgctgctctgctgcctcGAGGCTGGAACCATGGAGACCAAGAGTGGCAGAAAGCGTGTGTGGCTccagacagctgaggagag TGAGAAGAGTGGGAGCTGTTTGGGGAACGTGCAGCTGAGCGGTGCAGTCACTGTGCAGTCTGACGGGGTTTTCCTCCATCGTTTCCAGCGGAGCAGTGGAAGTCAACAGAAGGGTTTGACTAACAGCGGTTTGGCTAGTGGGGATCGTATTGTTGTTAGCGACCAGGAAGGTCGACTGGTTGGTTTGGCAACAGGATACCTGTCTGAAGTCAGCAGAACATCAGTCAGCTGCACCCTGGACAG AGATTTGTCAAAGTTCAGTGGTGTGTTGTTTCGATTGGATGGTGACGAAGGCGTGGTGGGCCTCAGCACTCATCTAACCAACCTCTCCAGACTGATGGAAAACTGCCAGGATAG TGATCGTCTAAGGGAGCTGATTGTTGACCTTCGTCCTCCAACGTTTATTTCAAACCTCAGTTCTGTGTTGCCAAGAGATGCCAAAGACATCGTGGCCAACATCCTCAAAG GTCTCAACAAACCCCAGAAGCAGGCCATGAAGAAGGTGCTGTTATCCAAAGACTACACACTGATTGTTGGCATGCCAGGCACAGGCAAAACCACCACCATCTGCACCCTG GTTCGAATCCTTCACGCCTGTGGGTTCAGTGTGTTGCTGACCAGctacacacactctgctgtggACAACATCCTGCTGAAGCTGAAGAGGTTCCGGGTTGGGTTCCTGCGTCTCGGGCAGGGGCAGAAG GTTCATCCCGACATTCGGCCttacacagaggaaagtttgaGGAAAAAGGGAGttcacacactgtcagagtTGGAGCAGCTTTACAATAAGGAG cTGGTTGTGGGAACCACCTGTATGGGCATCAAACATCCCATTTTCACCCGCCGACGCTTTGATTTCTGCATCGTAGATGAAGCTTCACAGATCAGCCAGCCAATCTGCGTGGGACCCCTCTGCTACGCCAAGAGATTTGTCCTGGTCGGGGATCATCAACAGCTGCCACCAATAGTGCAAAATCAGGAAGCTAG gtcacTTGGGATGGATGAAAGTCTGTTTAAGCGACTGGAGCTCCATAGTGAAGCAGTGGTCCAACTGAATGTGCAGTACAGGATGAACAG GCAGATCATGTCTCTCAGTAACTCCCTGATGTACGAGGGTCGACTGGAGTGCGGCTCTGAGAGGACAGCCGAGGCTCTGCTCACTCTGCCCTTCCTGCTCTCTGTCCAATCAGAGCTCAGGTCCTGCTCTGACACTGATCCACAGCACTACCTGGCTTGGGTGCAGGCCACATTGTTGCCTAGCAACCCTGTTTGCTTCCTAGATTGCTCAATG GTGCCAGCACTCGAGTCTGTGGAGCAAGGAGGTGTTAGCAATCACACTGAGGCAGCTCTCATACACAAGTTGCTTTCATTGCTGATAAAG gcTGGATGTAAACCCAGTGACATAGGCGTCATCGCCCCCTACAGACAGCAGTTAAAGAgcatctctgctctgctgcagtcCTCATCTTTCACTGGTGTGGAGGTGAACACAGTGGACAGATATCAGGGACGAGACAAAAGTCTGataattttttcttttgtcaggaGCACTGCAGAGGAGGGACAT TTAGGAGAACTGTTGAAGGACTGGCGTCGCCTGAATGTGGCCATCACCAGGGCCAAACACAAGCTGCTGATGGTGGGCTCTGCCACTACACTGCGACGCTACGCCCCTGTGGAGAAACTTCTGAACCATCTCCAGCAGGAGAACATG ATTATTCAGCTCCCGCCGGCTGCCCACAAAGCCTTACCGAGCGTGTCCCTGTGA